The following are encoded in a window of Pygocentrus nattereri isolate fPygNat1 chromosome 5, fPygNat1.pri, whole genome shotgun sequence genomic DNA:
- the trmt5 gene encoding tRNA (guanine(37)-N1)-methyltransferase, protein MAGVMVRNVRRLLTLLDVHYYQGASRHFSISIPSPEVFHAQMTMSDPQPPAADPGLYRPPPAVRGMTVLDREAFTQTINVPAIRIPTSVLNKAVKSLKKVALQRPGLKRVVDNDQKQTDSDGKEHRLLLLDPQSVSSAENFGEEEASALKAFGVKPEIQRYELKLTYDNLKSEEVLRAVLPEGQDVTSGFSRVGHIAHMNLRDHQLPYKNLIGQVIIDKNPGVTCVVNKTNTIDSTYRNFQMEVLAGESNMVAKVRENGVFYEFDFSRVYWNPRLSTEHERIVSLLRRGDVVLDVFAGVGPFSIPAARRGCTVFANDLNPESYRWLQHNTKLNKVEAKVTTSNLDGREFIRGPLRERLPELMKGSAGIHIIMNLPALALEFLDAFRGLLGPEPDQGASCTVTLPQVHCYGFSKEDDPQRDVLDRAEAALGVSLQERCSVHMVRNVAPNKEMMCVSFNVPSEVLYSSSGEGEGCSEPSPKRQKREETEG, encoded by the exons ATGGCCGGTGTGATGGTGAG GAATGTTCGCAGACTGCTGACACTCTTGGATGTTCACTACTACCAAGGAGCTTCTCGCCATTTCTCCATCAGCATTCCCTCTCCTGAAGTTTTCCATGCACAAATGACCATGTCGGACCCCCAGCCTCCTGCAGCTGATCCTGGCCTTTACAGACCCCCTCCTGCAGTGCGAGGGATGACTGTGCTGGACCGAGAAGCTTTCACCCAAACCATTAACGTCCCCGCCATCCGCATCCCCACCAGCGTCCTCAACAAAGCGGTCAAAAGCCTGAAGAAAGTGGCCCTACAGAGGCCCGGCCTCAAACGAGTCGTAGACAACgaccaaaaacaaacagacagtgACGGCAAAGAGCACCGGCTACTCCTGCTGGACCCTCAGAGTGTCTCATCGGCTGAGAATTTCGGCGAAGAAGAGGCATCAGCACTCAAAGCGTTTGGCGTGAAGCCTGAAATACAGCGCTACGAACTCAAGCTGACCTACGACAACCTGAAAAGTGAGGAGGTGCTGCGGGCCGTACTGCCCGAAGGCCAGGATGTGacctcaggcttcagcagagtgGGCCACATCGCTCACATGAACCTCCGAGACCACCAGCTGCCCTATAAAAACCTCATAG GTCAGGTGATCATAGATAAAAACCCTGGCGTTACCTGTGTGGTCAACAAGACCAACACCATCGACTCCACTTACAGAAACTTCCAGATGGAGGTGCTGGCAGGAGAGAGCAACATGGTGGCCAAG GTGAGGGAGAACGGCGTGTTTTATGAGTTTGATTTTTCTCGTGTATACTGGAACCCGCGCCTCAGTACGGAGCACGAGCGGATCGTTTCTCTGCTCCGCCGGGGGGATGTGGTTCTGGATGTTTTCGCTGGAGTCGGCCCGTTTTCCATCCCAGCGGCCCGTCGAGGGTGCACAGTTTTCGCCAATGACCTCAACCCCGAATCGTACCGCTGGCTTCAGCACAACACCAAACTCAACAAGGTCGAGGCAAAGGTCACCACCTCCAACCTGGACGGCCGGGAGTTCATCAGGGGTCCGCTCAGAGAGCGTCTTCCAGAACTGATGAAGGGCTCTGCCGGGATCCACATCATAATGAACCTTCCGGCTCTAGCGTTGGAGTTCCTGGACGCCTTCAGAGGCCTCCTGGGCCCGGAGCCGGATCAGGGGGCTTCCTGCACAGTGACCCTCCCACAG GTGCACTGTTACGGCTTCTCGAAGGAGGATGACCCTCAGAGGGACGTGCTGGACAGGGCAGAGGCTGCTTTAGGGGTTTCCCTGCAGGAGCGCTGCTCTGTGCACATGGTGAGAAACGTAGCGCCCAACAAAGAGATGATGTGCGTGAGCTTCAATGTGCCCTCTGAGGTGCTGTACAGCAGCAGCGGTGAAGGGGAAG GTTGCTCAGAGCCGTCGCCCAAGAGGCAGAAACGTGAAGAAACTGAAGGATAG